One window of Quercus robur chromosome 5, dhQueRobu3.1, whole genome shotgun sequence genomic DNA carries:
- the LOC126728763 gene encoding uncharacterized protein LOC126728763: protein MVIAEKRKKNKKNRTALTHDCSMLHSPGTNMDFYASRDIDIDMEHSYEETGMNISTDDTLVEDGFNNCDIPQEIQESENESDCEEFPRKFTEPWNFGSPSYVCVHCGSILWYEERTVKSKRPRNPKFSLCCMEGKVKLPLLRKAPPLIDELLDPLGSDRSKTFRTLIRTYNAMFAMTSMGGKVDSRINDGRHPYIFKLNGQNHHRIGTLLPNDGQDPQFAQLYFYDTENEVQHRMNVFSNGQINSDLDPSIVEALVQMFDESNTLVKIFRMSRDRFINTDVHHLRLRLIGSRATDGREYNLPTCSEIAAIIVGDIGAENAHRDIIVELKEGGLQRINVLHPSYMALQYPLLFPYGEDGFRLGILYSNVDGIRTDTTDSVTMREYYAYRLQEREHEGHTLIYGGRLFQQFDVDAYTCIEEIWLMWVKENQDKLRIELYKGLKDVVMRGDTTPASSGKRFVLPSSFTGSPRYMIENYQDAMAICRWAGYPDLFITFTCNTKWPEIDLFLSRKPRQKVEDRPDVVARVFKIKLDQLLNDLKHGQHFGKVITVVYTVEYQKRGLPHAHILLFLHHDDKHPTAAEIDRIISAEIPDFNEEPLLYEAVKQYMVHGPCGSINSRASYTDEVKTYLNCRYVSAIEACWRIFEFAIHHREPAVQRLSFHNEDEQPVVFEDTDYLNNVVDKPDIEKSKFTEWMKANALYEEARELTYSEFPTKWVWHRKDKEWKLRKSGRCIGRIYYAHPASGERSTCYALGLLDDDKEWHEALNHASYWASGKQLRELFVTMLIFCEVANPYKLWISNWQLLSEDILHRQRTVLRYDNLHLDDSQLQNYALCEIEQILVKSGRSLHEFESIPYPNTLLLRQSNNRVLQEELDYDRNSLAAEHIKLFSGLNTDQRKVYDEVIYSVSENKGGFFFVYGHGGTGKTYLWKTIICRLRSEGKIVIAIATSGIAALLLPGGRTAHSRFQIPINVTDSSTCGIKQGSQIAELMTKASLIIWDEAPMAHRNCFEAVDRSLRDILRFSNPNSGETPFGGKTIVLGGDFRQILPVVSKARREQIVEASINKSSLWNSCKVFILTINMRLTQNPGDIAAREFVEWMLKIGDGELSNNEGEALIEIPHDLLIHPGAHPFNDIVKATYPDFNTKFNDSKYLEERAILAPTNEVVEDINDYMIDLINVDEETYLSADSLCKASSNILDQDVMYPIEFLNSLKFPGIPNHKLRLKVGLPIMLLRNLNQSNGLCNGTRLLVTQLSKWVLEVQIISGTHIGEKVCIPRIVLSPSNSKWPFVLKRRQFPVSVCFAMTINKSQGQSLQRVGLYLDRPVFSHGQLYVAVSRVTSKDGLRILIVENDNSDHFHTKNIVYKEIFDNLPKDSYCNEVQNFEAEISECEMQLT, encoded by the exons ATGGTCATTGctgaaaagaggaaaaaaaacaagaagaatagAACAGCATTAACTCATGACTGCTCTATGTTGCATTCACCTGGTACAAATATGGATTTTTATGCATCAAGAG ATATTGATATTGACATGGAACATTCCTATGAAGAAACTGGAATGAACATAAGTACAGATGATACTTTGGTAGAAGATGGATTCAATAATTGTGATATACCTCAAGAAATCCAAGAATCAGAAAATGAGAGTGATTGTGAAGAATTTCCAA GAAAATTTACTGAACCTTGGAATTTTGGCTCGCCTTCTTATGTATGCGTGCATTGTGGATCAATTTTATGGTATGAAGAGAGAACAGTCAAATCTAAGAGGCCTAGGAACCCAAAATTCTCTCTCTGTTGTATGGAGGGTAAGGTTAAGTTACCTTTGCTTAGGAAAGCACCTCCTCTTATAGATGAGCTTTTAGATCCTCTTGGTAGTGATCGATCTAAAACGTTCAGAACTCTAATCAGAACTTATAATGCAATGTTTGCAATGACATCTATGGGTGGTAAAGTAGATAGTAGAATTAACGATGGAAGACACCCttacatttttaaacttaatGGCCAAAACCATCATAGAATTGGAACTCTTCTTCCTAATGATGGTCAGGATCCACAATTTGCACAATTATATTTCTATGATACTGAAAATGAAGTTCAACATAGAATGAACGTCTTTAGCAATGGTCAAATTAATAGTGACCTTGATCCATCTATTGTTGAAGCATTGGTCCAAATGTTTGATGAATCAAATACTTTGGTGAAGATATTTCGGATGTCTAGAGACCGTTTCATTAATACTGATGTTCACCATTTAAGATTACGTCTTATTGGCTCCCGAGCTACAGATGGAAGAGAATATAACCTGCCTACATGTTCAGAGATTGCAGCAATTATCGTTGGTGATATTGGTGCTGAAAATGCACATCGTGATATTATTGTTGAATTAAAAGAAGGAGGATTACAACGTATTAATGTGTTGCATCCTTCATACATGGCATTACAATATCCCCTTTTGTTCCCATATGGTGAGGATGGTTTTAGACTCGGCATTTTGTATAGTAATGTAGATGGAATCAGAACTGATACAACTGATTCTGTTACAATGAGAGAATACTATGCATATCGATTGCAAGAACGTGAACATGAGGGACATACACTGATATATGGTGGTAGATTGTTTCAACAATTTGATGTAGATGCCTACACATGTATAGAAGAAATCTGGCTTATGTGGGTAAAAGAGAACCAAGACAAATTAAGGATAGAATTGTATAAAGGATTGAAAGATGTAGTTATGAGAGGAGATACCACCCCTGCATCTTCAGGCAAAAGATTTGTTCTACCTTCAAGTTTCACTGGAAGTCCAAGGTATATGATTGAAAACTATCAAGATGCAATGGCGATCTGTAGATGGGCAGGTTATCCGGACCTTTTTATTACCTTCACATGCAACACAAAATGGCCAGAAATTGATCTTTTCCTATCTAGGAAACCTAGACAGAAAGTAGAAGATCGGCCTGATGTGGTTGCAAGAGTGTTCAAGATAAAGCTTGATCAACTCTTAAATGATTTAAAGCATGGCCAACACTTTGGGAAAGTAATTACAG TTGTCTACACTGTTGAATATCAAAAAAGAGGGTTACCTCATGCACACATTTTACTTTTTCTACATCATGATGACAAGCATCCTACAGCAGCAGAAATTGATAGAATAATTTCAGCAGAAATTCCAGATTTCAATGAAGAACCTTTACTTTATGAAGCTGTCAAACAATATATGGTCCATGGTCCTTGCGGTTCTATTAATTCAAGGGCAAGCT ATACTGATGAAGTTAAGACATATTTAAATTGTAGATATGTGTCTGCCATAGAGGCATGTTGGAGGATATTTGAATTTGCAATTCACCATCGAGAGCCTGCTGTTCAAAGACTCAGTTTTCACAATGAGGACGAACAACCAGTTGTTTTTGAAGATactgattatttaaataatgttgtGGACAAGCCAGATATCGAAAAAAGCAAATTTACAGAATGGATGAAAGCGAATGCATTGTATGAAGAAGCAAGGGAATTGACTTATTCTGAATTTCCTACTAAATGGGTTTGGCATAGAAAAGACAAAGAATGGAAATTGAGAAAATCTGGAAGATGTATTGGGCGTATATATTATGCTCATCCTGCAAGTGGAGAACG ATCAACATGTTATGCACTTGGTTTGCTTGATGATGATAAAGAGTGGCACGAAGCTTTGAATCATGCATCGTATTGGGCTTCAGGAAAACAACTACGAGAACTTTTTGTCACAATGTTGATTTTTTGTGAGGTTGCAAATCCATATAAATTATGGATTTCAAATTGGCAGTTGTTATCTGAGGACATTCTGCATCGTCAAAGAACAGTTTTACGATATGACAACCTACATCTTGATGACTCTCAATTACAGAACTACGCACTATGTGAAATTGAACAGATTTTGGTAAAGAGTGGCAGATCTTTGCACGAATTTGAGTCAATACCATATCCAAATACATTACTTCTCAGACAAAGTAACAATAGAGTATTACAAGAAGAATTGGATTATGATAGAAACTCTTTGGCAGCAGAACATATTAAACTTTTTTCTGGTCTTAATACTGATCAAAGAAAGGTATATGATGAAGTAATTTATTCTGTTTCAGAGAATAAAGGTggcttcttttttgtttatggacATGGAGGAACTGGAAAGACTTATCTTTGGAAAACCATTATATGCCGATTGCGCTCAGAAGGGAAGATAGTTATTGCAATTGCAACATCTGGAATTGCTGCATTATTGTTGCCTGGAGGGAGAACAGCTCATTCAAGATTTCAAATACCAATAAATGTAACAGACAGTTCAACTTGCGGTATTAAACAAGGTTCACAAATTGCAGAACTTATGACAAAAGCAAGTCTTATAATTTGGGATGAAGCTCCTATGGCACACCGAAATTGTTTTGAAGCTGTTGATCGGTCATTAAGAGATATATTACGTTTTTCTAACCCAAATAGTGGGGAGACACCTTTTGGAGGAAAAACTATTGTTCTTGGTGGTGATTTCAGACAAATATTACCAGTGGTATCAAAAGCAAGAAGAGAACAAATAGTTGAAGCATCAATTAATAAGTCATCATTATGGAACAGTTGCAAAGTTTTCATTTTGACAATAAATATGAGGTTGACACAAAACCCAGGTGATATTGCAGCAAGGGAATTTGTTGAATGGATGTTGAAAATTGGTGATGGTGAACTAAGTAATAATGAAGGTGAAGCATTGATTGAAATACCGCATGATTTACTAATTCATCCTGGTGCTCATCCTTTCAACGATATTGTAAAAGCTACCTATCCTGATTTCAATACAAAATTCAACGATTCTAAGTATTTAGAAGAGAGAGCAATTTTAGCTCCAACAAATGAAGTGGTAGAAGACATAAATGATTACATGATTGATCTTATTAATGTTGATGAAGAGACATATCTTAGTGCAGATTCATTATGTAAAGCTTCAAGCAACATTCTAGACCAAGATGTAATGTATCCAATAGAGTTTCTCAATTCATTGAAGTTTCCTGGTATTCCAAACCATAAACTCAGATTGAAAGTAGGGCTACCAATAATGTTACTTCGAAATTTAAACCAAAGTAATGGACTTTGTAATGGTACTAGACTTTTAGTCACTCAATTATCAAAATGGGTTTTGGAAGTTCAAATAATATCAGGAACTCATATTGGAGAAAAGGTGTGTATACCAAGAATAGTCTTATCCCCTTCTAATTCCAAATGGCCCTTTGTACTGAAAAGAAGGCAGTTTCCAGTATCTGTTTGCTTTGCTATGACAATTAATAAGAGCCAAGGTCAATCTCTGCAACGTGTTGGACTTTATTTAGATAGACCAGTTTTCAGTCATGGACAATTATATGTTGCCGTATCCAGAGTTACAAGTAAAGATGGCCTTAGAATACTCATTGTAGAAAATGATAATAGTGATCATTTTCATACAAAAAATATTGTCTACAAAGAAATATTTGATAATTTGCCTAAAG ATTCATATTGCAACGAAGTACAAAACTTTGAAGCAGAAATCAGTGAATGTGAGATGCAGTTAACGTAA